GGGAAAAACTTAAAGAAAAAGGCTGGTAATCATGCATTTGCTTTAGCTATAGCACTGTCAAGATCTTTTTCAAAGGTAAACAGTCTATTCAGGCTAGTTATTTCAAATACTTCATAGATGTTAGGAATTATATTACAAAGTATTAACTTATGTCCACCATCTTTAGCTTTTTTATTTAGAGTAATAAATTTCCCAAAAATAGCAGAACTCATATAGTCTACCTCTTGAAAATTTAAAACTAATGTTCTTTTACCAGTACTAGGTACTCCATCTTGGGATGGAGGAATGAGAGGAATAAGAGGC
The nucleotide sequence above comes from Candidatus Melainabacteria bacterium. Encoded proteins:
- a CDS encoding STAS domain-containing protein, translating into MRVQRTPSLLSPTICIQHAPVNFPDDLPYRNQRKRLEIGPIEGNALIVTLQDAIIKDKQNIQIIGEQLFHIMDKYLPLIPLIPPSQDGVPSTGKRTLVLNFQEVDYMSSAIFGKFITLNKKAKDGGHKLILCNIIPNIYEVFEITSLNRLFTFEKDLDSAIAKANA